Proteins encoded in a region of the Campylobacter magnus genome:
- a CDS encoding UDP-N-acetylmuramate dehydrogenase: MKVDFSKFSSVKIGAELEVAELNEVCDFDGFIIGKACNLLVGAPKQALAMLGDKFDYIKLDNDILRIGAKTNARDIFAFAKKHDLKGFELCASVPGSLGGLIKMNAGLKGRSISDTLLEVRTSSATLSKDECGFAYRKSDIKGVIFEAVFRAVKGFDEGLLADFNEARKNQPKGASFGSIFKNPPNDSAGRLIEAVGLKGYKIGDCELSAKHANFLINHGKGSFDEAFWLINLAKSKVKESFGIELETEVVILN; encoded by the coding sequence ATGAAAGTAGATTTTAGCAAGTTTAGCTCTGTAAAAATCGGCGCAGAGCTTGAAGTAGCAGAGCTTAATGAAGTTTGCGACTTTGATGGTTTTATCATCGGCAAGGCTTGTAATTTGCTAGTTGGCGCACCAAAACAAGCCCTAGCAATGCTTGGGGACAAGTTTGATTATATAAAGCTGGATAATGATATTTTGCGAATAGGTGCAAAAACAAACGCAAGAGATATTTTTGCCTTTGCTAAAAAGCATGATTTAAAGGGCTTTGAGCTCTGCGCCTCAGTGCCTGGCAGCCTTGGTGGATTAATCAAAATGAACGCAGGACTAAAAGGACGCTCTATTAGCGATACCTTGCTTGAAGTGCGGACTAGCTCTGCTACTCTTAGTAAAGATGAGTGCGGTTTTGCTTACCGAAAAAGTGATATAAAAGGCGTGATTTTTGAGGCTGTTTTTAGAGCGGTTAAGGGCTTTGATGAGGGGCTTTTGGCTGATTTTAACGAGGCTAGAAAAAATCAGCCAAAAGGTGCTAGTTTTGGCTCAATTTTTAAAAATCCGCCAAACGATAGTGCTGGCAGGCTGATAGAAGCTGTGGGCTTAAAAGGCTATAAAATAGGCGATTGCGAGCTTTCAGCTAAGCATGCTAATTTTCTTATAAATCACGGCAAAGGTAGTTTTGATGAGGCTTTTTGGCTAATAAATCTAGCCAAAAGTAAGGTAAAAGAAAGCTTTGGTATAGAGCTAGAAACTGAGGTTGTAATCTTGAACTAG
- the fliQ gene encoding flagellar biosynthesis protein FliQ — MQNDLVGLGVETFKIALMLALPMLLAGLVAGLIISIFQATTQINEMTLSFVPKILLVVVILIFLMPWMMNEMMDFTRGVLNRIPTFIQ; from the coding sequence ATGCAAAATGATTTAGTAGGACTTGGGGTTGAGACCTTTAAGATTGCTTTAATGCTAGCTTTGCCTATGCTTTTAGCTGGACTTGTGGCTGGACTTATTATTAGTATTTTTCAAGCCACCACGCAGATAAACGAAATGACGCTAAGTTTCGTGCCAAAAATTTTGCTTGTTGTTGTTATTCTTATCTTTCTCATGCCTTGGATGATGAATGAAATGATGGATTTTACTCGTGGCGTGCTAAATAGAATTCCCACCTTTATTCAGTGA
- a CDS encoding menaquinone biosynthesis family protein — MNKFSKNISVAHSPDADDIFMYAAIAFGWASDERLKLSAKADDIESLNLSCLKGIYDVCAISFGLYPHISSDYALLDTATSFGRGYGPKLIVKKNAVLKRNFKVALSGKHTSNALLFSIAYPDARAVYMNFLDIEKAVLSGQVDAGVLIHESILDFSDELRVERELWDIWCELAGTEKLPLPLGGMAIRRSLPLNDAIATQNLLKKAVILARAHKNTLSAMLLERGVVRVDDKNLAKYLELYANDESIELSEVQIEALDKFFELGYTHGFYSQKIKTSDYLVPSEYLDIRNS, encoded by the coding sequence TTGAATAAATTTAGTAAAAACATTAGCGTAGCGCATTCGCCTGATGCTGATGATATTTTTATGTATGCGGCTATTGCTTTTGGCTGGGCTAGTGATGAGAGACTAAAGCTTAGCGCAAAGGCTGATGATATAGAAAGCCTTAATCTTTCGTGCTTAAAGGGCATTTATGATGTTTGTGCCATAAGCTTTGGGCTTTATCCGCACATTTCTAGCGACTATGCCCTGCTTGATACTGCTACTAGCTTTGGGCGTGGCTATGGACCAAAGCTAATTGTCAAAAAAAACGCCGTTTTAAAGCGCAATTTCAAAGTCGCCCTTAGTGGCAAGCACACGAGTAATGCTCTGCTTTTTTCTATCGCTTATCCTGATGCAAGAGCTGTTTATATGAACTTTTTAGATATTGAAAAGGCAGTTTTATCAGGACAGGTGGATGCTGGCGTGCTGATTCACGAGAGCATTTTGGACTTTAGCGATGAGCTTAGGGTAGAGCGTGAGCTTTGGGATATTTGGTGCGAGCTTGCTGGCACTGAAAAGCTACCACTGCCACTTGGTGGCATGGCTATTCGCAGAAGCCTGCCTTTAAATGACGCAATAGCCACGCAAAACCTGCTTAAAAAAGCTGTTATTTTAGCAAGAGCGCACAAAAACACTCTAAGTGCTATGCTACTTGAAAGAGGCGTTGTAAGAGTAGATGATAAAAACCTAGCAAAATACTTAGAACTCTACGCAAATGATGAGAGCATAGAGCTTAGCGAGGTCCAGATAGAAGCTCTTGATAAGTTTTTTGAGCTAGGATACACTCACGGCTTTTATAGCCAAAAGATAAAAACTAGCGATTATCTCGTGCCTAGCGAGTATTTGGATATAAGGAATTCTTAA
- the recA gene encoding recombinase RecA: MDENKKKSLELAIKQIDKQFGKGTILRMGDREIEPIDAINTGSLGLDLALGIGGVPKGRIVEIYGPESSGKTTLTLHLIAQCQKAGGVCAFVDAEHALDPNYAKNLGVDIDNLYISQPDFGEQALDVVETLARSGAVDLIVVDSVAALTPKNEIDGDMGDQHVGLQARLMSQALRKLTSVVHKMGSTVIFINQIRMKIGAMGYGTPETTTGGNALKFYSSVRIDVRRIATLKQGEDPVGNRVRVKVVKNKVAPPFKQAEFDIMFGEGISREGELMDYGVKLDIIDKSGAWFSYGSTKLGQGRENAKAFLKENEAIATEIENKIRENIGDALSGSAEPDEGENNE, encoded by the coding sequence ATGGATGAAAATAAGAAAAAAAGCTTAGAACTTGCTATAAAGCAGATTGATAAGCAATTTGGCAAAGGCACGATTCTACGCATGGGCGATAGAGAAATCGAGCCAATAGATGCGATAAATACAGGCTCTTTGGGGCTTGACCTTGCCCTTGGTATAGGTGGAGTGCCAAAAGGTCGTATTGTAGAGATTTATGGGCCTGAGAGCAGTGGTAAGACCACGCTTACCCTTCATCTAATCGCCCAGTGCCAAAAGGCTGGTGGAGTGTGCGCTTTTGTGGATGCTGAACACGCCTTAGATCCAAATTATGCTAAAAATCTTGGCGTAGACATCGATAATCTTTATATCTCTCAGCCTGATTTTGGTGAGCAGGCACTAGATGTAGTTGAAACCCTTGCTAGAAGCGGTGCTGTGGATCTAATAGTCGTAGATAGCGTAGCAGCCCTTACGCCAAAAAACGAAATAGATGGCGACATGGGAGATCAGCATGTAGGACTTCAAGCTCGCCTTATGAGTCAAGCCTTGCGCAAGCTTACAAGTGTAGTTCACAAAATGGGCTCAACTGTGATTTTCATAAACCAAATCCGTATGAAAATCGGCGCAATGGGCTATGGCACTCCAGAGACTACCACAGGTGGAAATGCGCTAAAGTTTTACTCATCTGTGCGTATAGATGTGCGCAGAATCGCCACGCTAAAACAAGGCGAGGATCCAGTGGGAAATAGAGTTCGTGTAAAAGTCGTAAAAAACAAAGTAGCACCGCCATTTAAACAAGCTGAGTTTGACATTATGTTTGGTGAGGGCATAAGTAGAGAGGGCGAGCTAATGGATTATGGCGTAAAGCTTGATATAATCGATAAAAGCGGTGCGTGGTTTAGCTACGGCAGCACCAAGCTAGGTCAAGGCAGAGAAAACGCAAAAGCCTTCTTAAAAGAAAATGAAGCCATAGCAACTGAAATAGAAAACAAAATTAGAGAAAATATAGGCGATGCGCTAAGTGGTAGTGCTGAACCTGATGAAGGAGAAAATAATGAGTAA
- the eno gene encoding phosphopyruvate hydratase, whose protein sequence is MSKIANISALEVFDSRGNPTVQARITLESGVSASAIVPSGASTGKREALELRDGDANRLNKKGVLKAVENVNTLIAEKLKGQCVFNQAKIDSTMLALDGTDNYSKLGANAVLGVSMAAARAAASELNIPLYRYLGGANARILPVPMLNIINGGAHANNNIDFQEFMIMPFGFASFKDAFCAAATIYANLKGILGSSGQSTAVGDEGGFAPNFASNEEAIKVIMEAIEKSGYKAGEQIKIALDVAASEFYENGVYNFGGKSHSSDEMIALYSDLVAKYPIFSIEDGLSEDDWEGWAKLTKALGAKTQLVGDDLFVTNTKILARGIEAGVANAILIKPNQIGSVSQTMGAVRLAQRSGYRTIMSHRSGESEDSFIADFAVALNTAQIKTGSTARSDRMAKYNRLLEIEHESDGEYLGHEI, encoded by the coding sequence ATGAGTAAAATAGCAAATATAAGTGCTTTAGAGGTATTTGATAGCCGCGGAAATCCAACCGTGCAAGCTCGCATCACGCTAGAAAGCGGCGTAAGCGCAAGCGCAATCGTGCCAAGCGGGGCAAGCACAGGCAAAAGGGAGGCTTTAGAACTTCGTGATGGCGATGCAAACCGCCTAAACAAAAAAGGCGTGCTAAAAGCAGTAGAAAATGTAAATACGCTAATTGCCGAGAAACTTAAAGGTCAGTGCGTGTTTAATCAAGCAAAGATTGATAGTACAATGCTAGCACTTGATGGCACAGATAATTACAGCAAACTAGGCGCAAACGCAGTTTTGGGCGTATCTATGGCAGCAGCAAGGGCAGCAGCATCTGAGCTAAATATCCCACTATATCGCTACCTTGGTGGCGCAAATGCTAGAATCTTGCCTGTGCCTATGCTAAATATCATAAATGGTGGAGCACACGCAAACAATAATATCGATTTTCAAGAGTTTATGATTATGCCTTTTGGCTTTGCTAGCTTTAAAGATGCATTTTGTGCAGCAGCTACGATATATGCTAATCTAAAAGGAATTCTAGGCTCTAGTGGCCAAAGCACAGCTGTAGGCGATGAGGGCGGTTTTGCGCCAAATTTTGCTAGCAATGAAGAGGCTATCAAAGTCATCATGGAAGCAATAGAAAAATCAGGCTACAAAGCAGGCGAGCAAATAAAAATCGCTTTGGATGTAGCAGCTAGCGAATTTTACGAAAATGGCGTTTATAACTTCGGCGGCAAAAGCCACTCAAGCGATGAAATGATCGCACTTTATAGCGATTTAGTAGCAAAATATCCTATTTTTTCTATAGAAGACGGACTTAGTGAGGATGACTGGGAGGGCTGGGCGAAGCTTACAAAAGCCCTTGGCGCAAAAACACAGCTAGTAGGCGATGATCTTTTTGTAACAAATACAAAAATCCTAGCTCGTGGCATTGAAGCAGGCGTAGCAAATGCTATCTTAATCAAGCCAAATCAAATCGGCTCAGTAAGCCAAACTATGGGTGCTGTGCGCCTAGCACAACGCAGCGGATATCGCACGATAATGAGCCACAGAAGCGGCGAGAGCGAGGATAGCTTCATCGCTGATTTTGCTGTGGCGCTAAATACAGCGCAGATAAAGACAGGCTCAACCGCTCGCAGTGACCGCATGGCAAAATACAACCGCTTGCTTGAAATCGAGCATGAGAGCGATGGCGAGTATTTGGGACATGAAATCTAG
- a CDS encoding septum formation initiator, whose translation MSEILDHLPKQRRKKNTKALLAYGAMAVCVIFAGWYIGNILFGARGLDVMLDLHAKREQLSKQVSELQQENAKLQKDYFELIGLDPERN comes from the coding sequence ATGAGCGAAATTTTAGACCACTTACCAAAGCAAAGGCGCAAAAAAAACACAAAAGCCTTGTTAGCTTACGGCGCAATGGCAGTTTGCGTGATCTTTGCTGGCTGGTATATAGGCAATATACTTTTTGGCGCGCGTGGGCTTGATGTGATGCTTGATTTACACGCAAAGCGTGAACAGCTAAGCAAACAAGTAAGCGAGCTACAACAAGAAAACGCAAAACTTCAAAAAGACTATTTTGAGCTCATCGGGCTTGATCCTGAGAGAAACTGA
- a CDS encoding AMIN domain-containing protein: protein MKYLYLLACLLPLLAFGRDNPFISTTLADSNTTNIITKLAGFSQTSVNLPSDARELEAVVVVYKSVDGSLKEKRVDIRASFDWRDTIYISRQAMPKNGEVVDVSVTAQGNITEARAITNLTEGPPLQALATPSQKTPLASADIVAGRINAYANKIVINTPDLLLKSYDKGSRIVMDFEKKSKFLTHSREFGNKTPLRRATVGSHGKFYRVVLELDKKYKYSIRQNSSSYTIWLGK from the coding sequence ATGAAATATTTATATTTGCTGGCGTGTTTGTTGCCGCTTTTGGCTTTTGGTAGGGACAATCCTTTTATCTCTACTACTTTGGCTGATTCAAATACTACAAATATCATTACAAAGCTAGCAGGTTTTAGCCAAACAAGCGTGAATTTGCCAAGTGATGCAAGAGAGCTAGAGGCCGTGGTTGTAGTCTATAAAAGCGTGGATGGCTCGCTAAAAGAAAAGCGTGTGGATATTAGGGCTAGTTTTGACTGGCGTGATACTATCTACATCAGCCGCCAAGCCATGCCAAAAAACGGCGAAGTGGTTGATGTCTCAGTCACAGCCCAAGGCAACATCACAGAAGCAAGAGCGATAACAAACCTCACAGAAGGCCCACCACTACAAGCCCTTGCCACACCAAGCCAAAAGACGCCACTAGCAAGTGCTGATATCGTAGCTGGCAGGATAAATGCCTATGCTAATAAAATCGTCATAAACACGCCTGATTTGCTGCTAAAAAGCTATGATAAAGGCTCACGCATTGTGATGGATTTTGAGAAAAAAAGTAAGTTTTTAACCCATAGTCGTGAGTTTGGCAACAAAACGCCTTTGCGCCGCGCAACCGTGGGTTCTCACGGTAAGTTTTATAGAGTGGTTTTGGAGTTAGATAAGAAGTATAAGTATTCTATTAGGCAAAATAGTTCGAGTTATACTATTTGGCTAGGAAAATAA
- a CDS encoding MFS transporter: MKRQVFSLIFIVWARFFGLFVILPVLSAYASGEAWQIGLAVGAYALSQIIFAAPFGHLSDKIGRKKALGLGIAIYGLGSVLCAIFSDSIYLLILGRFIQGAGAVGAVASAFIADIVPENSRSKYMALLGMGVGMAFVIAMISSPIIASYLGLSALFWLCALLCVISAVILLGLAEPEKHEHNETTTTYELIKNKNVRILSLSNFFQKMFLNAFFVSIGLVLVGQMGFERASLWQIYALCAVFGFFSMGVAGFLGDAKGKAKELFFASVIIFALSLLVFLISPSFENILFAFVGAVLFFIAFSLQEPILQSQMSKLTKAKRGVALGVLNACGYGGSFVGSLLGASYFAPYVMLALCVLWVLMLAKLDRI, translated from the coding sequence TTGAAAAGACAAGTATTTAGTTTGATATTCATTGTTTGGGCTAGGTTTTTTGGGCTTTTTGTGATTTTACCTGTGCTTAGTGCTTATGCTAGCGGAGAGGCGTGGCAAATAGGTCTAGCTGTGGGGGCGTATGCGCTAAGCCAGATAATATTTGCAGCACCCTTTGGGCATTTAAGCGATAAAATCGGTCGCAAAAAAGCCCTAGGCTTAGGTATCGCTATTTACGGCCTTGGCAGCGTGCTTTGCGCTATATTTAGCGATAGTATTTATCTGCTGATTTTGGGACGTTTTATTCAAGGTGCTGGCGCAGTTGGCGCTGTAGCAAGTGCCTTTATCGCTGATATAGTGCCAGAAAACTCCCGTTCAAAATACATGGCGCTTCTTGGCATGGGCGTTGGTATGGCCTTTGTGATTGCTATGATTTCAAGCCCTATTATAGCTAGCTATTTGGGGCTTAGTGCGCTATTTTGGCTTTGTGCTTTGCTTTGCGTGATTAGTGCTGTTATCTTGCTAGGTTTAGCCGAGCCAGAAAAACACGAGCATAATGAGACCACTACCACCTACGAGCTTATTAAAAACAAAAATGTTCGCATTTTAAGCCTTAGCAATTTTTTCCAAAAAATGTTTTTAAATGCTTTTTTTGTAAGCATAGGGCTTGTGCTTGTGGGGCAAATGGGCTTTGAGCGTGCTAGTTTGTGGCAGATTTATGCGCTGTGTGCGGTTTTTGGCTTTTTTTCTATGGGCGTGGCTGGATTTTTGGGCGATGCTAAGGGCAAGGCAAAAGAGCTATTTTTTGCTAGCGTGATTATTTTTGCGCTTAGTTTGCTTGTGTTTTTGATCTCACCAAGCTTTGAGAATATACTATTTGCCTTTGTTGGTGCGGTGCTATTTTTCATCGCATTTAGCCTTCAGGAGCCGATTTTACAAAGCCAAATGAGTAAATTAACAAAAGCAAAACGAGGCGTGGCCCTTGGCGTGCTAAATGCCTGTGGATACGGCGGTAGCTTTGTTGGCAGCTTGCTTGGGGCTAGCTACTTTGCGCCTTATGTTATGCTCGCACTTTGCGTGCTGTGGGTGCTAATGCTAGCTAAACTTGATAGAATTTAA
- a CDS encoding type II secretion system protein: MKKGFTMIELIFVIVILGILASVAIPRLAATRTDAEIAATVANIRTFLSDVTSYYAVNGEFARDFSVMTNVKFKNLSNRNGGSYGILEIGKADTDKDLDSCLQIGVAEDDKGRGIVFFLPVLQNNNTVCKAVLKSAPMQQFLKSTVSTNITGWNGTRSCTGYNENETDEKVSGMGCIEISSGGIY; this comes from the coding sequence ATGAAAAAGGGCTTTACAATGATTGAGCTGATCTTCGTGATCGTTATCTTAGGAATTCTAGCTAGCGTAGCTATCCCTCGCCTAGCTGCTACAAGAACTGACGCTGAAATCGCAGCTACTGTAGCAAATATCCGCACATTTTTAAGTGATGTTACTAGCTATTACGCTGTAAACGGTGAATTTGCTAGAGATTTTAGTGTAATGACAAATGTAAAATTTAAAAATCTTAGTAATAGGAATGGTGGCTCTTACGGTATATTAGAGATTGGTAAGGCTGACACTGATAAAGATTTAGACAGTTGTCTACAAATAGGAGTTGCAGAAGATGATAAGGGTAGAGGAATTGTTTTTTTTCTGCCAGTTTTACAAAACAATAATACTGTTTGTAAAGCAGTTTTGAAATCTGCTCCAATGCAACAATTCTTAAAATCAACTGTATCAACAAATATTACTGGATGGAATGGCACCCGAAGCTGTACAGGTTATAATGAAAATGAAACGGATGAAAAAGTTAGTGGTATGGGCTGTATAGAAATCAGTTCAGGTGGTATATACTAA
- the rnhA gene encoding ribonuclease HI, whose protein sequence is MKKVQIFCDGSCLGNPGNGGWAYILRYKEHEKKASGAKANTTNNQMELSAAINALKALKESCEVELFTDSSYTAKGINEWLAKWQKNGFKTASKQPIKNQELWQELAKLLAFHKVKAQWVKGHAGHAENELCDQMAKSEALSLK, encoded by the coding sequence GTGAAAAAAGTGCAGATTTTTTGCGATGGCAGCTGTCTTGGAAACCCTGGAAATGGCGGCTGGGCGTATATCCTACGCTACAAAGAACACGAGAAAAAAGCAAGCGGCGCAAAGGCTAATACCACAAATAACCAAATGGAGCTAAGTGCTGCAATTAACGCTTTAAAGGCACTTAAAGAGTCTTGTGAAGTGGAGCTTTTCACAGATAGTAGCTACACGGCAAAGGGCATAAACGAGTGGCTAGCAAAATGGCAAAAAAATGGCTTTAAAACCGCTAGCAAACAACCTATAAAAAACCAAGAACTATGGCAAGAGTTAGCAAAGCTGCTTGCTTTTCACAAGGTAAAAGCGCAGTGGGTAAAAGGGCACGCAGGACACGCAGAAAACGAGCTTTGCGACCAAATGGCTAAAAGCGAGGCTCTTAGCTTGAAATAA
- a CDS encoding tetratricopeptide repeat protein yields MDFLFIDARDPIFGLIILVLSVVVVVIFSYFWGVFSRKSKDASIDKFLAKFSQDDSKIIESLSSLESPELAVIATGFAKLGDWQKAANFYEKAIKKAGHDEKMLLLGDLGLAYIKTGLLKNAKDCLEELLGAKPRDEKALFHLLFVYEKLKDKDGIKSCLDALFALGCCDDDLRAYIGASELLSAALSTGDKITALKTLPQTALVKRYICELKSKNYEKPSADELPPLQMCADLFDLDTLSEFWNEFFTDEQNGCENLKFSIKLAKLAKENNLGAKLEFKYTCLACKNELPLFFARCPKCLKIASVKLDATLRQDESFSQQKGDM; encoded by the coding sequence ATGGACTTTTTATTTATTGATGCAAGAGATCCGATTTTTGGGCTGATTATACTGGTGCTAAGTGTCGTTGTGGTGGTGATTTTTAGCTACTTTTGGGGTGTGTTTTCTCGCAAAAGCAAAGATGCTAGCATTGATAAGTTTTTAGCCAAATTCAGCCAAGATGATAGCAAAATCATAGAATCCCTAAGCAGCCTAGAAAGCCCTGAACTAGCAGTGATTGCCACGGGTTTTGCCAAGCTTGGCGACTGGCAAAAAGCAGCTAATTTCTACGAAAAAGCTATCAAAAAAGCAGGGCATGATGAAAAAATGCTCTTGCTAGGCGACCTTGGACTTGCCTACATAAAAACAGGCCTATTAAAAAACGCCAAAGACTGCCTTGAAGAGCTACTTGGCGCAAAGCCACGAGATGAGAAGGCGCTATTTCATCTGCTTTTTGTCTACGAAAAATTAAAGGATAAAGATGGGATTAAATCCTGCCTTGATGCGCTTTTTGCTTTGGGGTGCTGTGATGATGATTTGCGTGCTTATATCGGTGCTAGCGAGCTTTTATCTGCGGCCCTTAGCACTGGGGATAAAATCACAGCCCTAAAAACCCTACCCCAAACAGCGCTTGTTAAAAGATATATTTGCGAGCTAAAAAGCAAAAACTACGAAAAGCCAAGTGCTGATGAGTTGCCGCCCTTACAAATGTGCGCTGATCTCTTTGATCTAGATACTTTGAGCGAGTTTTGGAACGAGTTTTTCACAGATGAGCAAAATGGATGTGAAAATCTTAAGTTTAGCATAAAGCTAGCTAAACTTGCCAAAGAAAATAACCTAGGGGCAAAATTGGAGTTTAAATACACCTGCTTAGCTTGTAAAAACGAGCTTCCGCTGTTTTTTGCTCGCTGTCCAAAATGCCTAAAAATCGCTAGTGTTAAGCTAGATGCCACTTTGAGACAAGATGAGAGTTTTTCACAGCAAAAGGGGGATATGTGA
- a CDS encoding 7-cyano-7-deazaguanine synthase, translating to MKALALFSGGLDSMLAIKLITNQGIEVHALHFDIGFSRDENMLKTLERRAAEAGASFERVNITNKYLRDVLFSPKYGYGKAFNPCIDCHGYMFKTAICLLEEHKASFVISGEVLGQRPMSQRNEAMNQVKKLSGNGEIILRPLCAKLLPPSLPELRGFVDREKLEAINGRSRARQTELATLFGFSEWASPGGGCPYTDQGFSARIQDWMAHEGKGREMDELDLQSLRYGRHLRLENGAKLIIGRDERENNSLLELFNSGLNKQYMKAQIDNFTGAFVLVSKSANESERELSARFALTYGKSENGKCYEVKIGDELINTSAFASKDEAKKYLVG from the coding sequence ATGAAAGCACTTGCGCTTTTTAGCGGTGGGCTTGATAGCATGCTAGCAATTAAGCTTATTACAAATCAAGGCATTGAGGTTCATGCCCTGCACTTTGATATAGGATTTAGCAGGGATGAGAATATGCTAAAGACCTTAGAGCGTAGGGCAGCTGAGGCTGGGGCTAGTTTTGAGAGAGTAAATATCACAAATAAATATTTGCGCGATGTGCTTTTTAGCCCAAAATACGGCTACGGAAAGGCGTTTAATCCTTGTATTGACTGCCACGGATATATGTTTAAGACAGCTATTTGTCTGCTTGAAGAGCATAAGGCTAGCTTTGTTATCTCTGGTGAGGTCTTAGGACAGCGGCCTATGAGCCAAAGAAATGAAGCGATGAATCAAGTAAAAAAGCTCTCAGGCAACGGCGAGATTATTTTGCGCCCACTGTGTGCTAAGCTGCTGCCACCAAGTCTGCCTGAGCTAAGAGGCTTTGTAGATAGAGAAAAGCTTGAAGCAATAAATGGTCGCTCAAGAGCTCGCCAAACCGAGCTAGCCACGCTCTTTGGCTTTAGCGAGTGGGCTAGTCCTGGTGGGGGCTGTCCCTACACAGATCAAGGATTTAGTGCTAGAATTCAAGACTGGATGGCACACGAGGGCAAGGGGCGAGAGATGGACGAGCTTGACCTTCAAAGTCTGCGCTATGGCAGGCACCTGCGACTTGAAAATGGCGCAAAGCTGATTATAGGGCGAGATGAGAGAGAAAATAACTCACTTTTAGAGCTATTTAACTCTGGGCTTAATAAGCAGTATATGAAAGCGCAGATTGATAACTTTACAGGTGCTTTTGTGCTAGTATCAAAAAGTGCTAATGAGAGCGAGCGTGAGCTCTCAGCACGCTTTGCGCTTACTTATGGCAAAAGCGAAAACGGCAAATGCTACGAAGTAAAAATCGGTGATGAGCTAATAAATACTAGCGCATTTGCTAGCAAAGATGAGGCAAAAAAATATCTAGTGGGCTAG